One genomic region from Microcystis panniformis FACHB-1757 encodes:
- a CDS encoding DUF3146 family protein, whose protein sequence is MSGGNRPESTAYVRIIKQSWQTGKLEGEVRTEQYQWRFQWHFLQGKLLVQPSLGRALIFEPLNRFLERYDYQLEPGGDYEFTVRSKF, encoded by the coding sequence GTGAGTGGCGGCAATCGACCAGAAAGCACGGCTTATGTGCGGATAATTAAGCAATCTTGGCAAACGGGGAAATTAGAGGGAGAAGTGCGGACGGAACAATATCAATGGCGTTTTCAGTGGCATTTTCTTCAAGGCAAGTTATTAGTACAACCTTCCCTAGGTAGGGCTTTGATTTTTGAACCCTTGAATCGGTTTTTAGAACGCTACGATTATCAATTAGAACCGGGAGGAGATTATGAATTTACGGTGCGCTCAAAATTTTAA